The Dioscorea cayenensis subsp. rotundata cultivar TDr96_F1 chromosome 7, TDr96_F1_v2_PseudoChromosome.rev07_lg8_w22 25.fasta, whole genome shotgun sequence genome includes a region encoding these proteins:
- the LOC120265251 gene encoding ferredoxin--NADP reductase, root isozyme, chloroplastic-like: MALKAEIKSLKNEVAKEAPSIIHKAGKPYSTKVVSVDTLVGPKGGLGEICHIILDHGGQFHFVEGQYLGIILHPDDDDDSLHTPFRVIIHSFSIASGRDGDSSDGKKLSLSVRRAELSPHDASNFLCNGPFGKTMVFSENLEAIHIMVTMATSIAPFRSNIQ, encoded by the exons ATGGCTCTCAA GGCTGAAATCAAGtctttaaaaaatgaggttgcTAAAGAAGCACCATCGATCATCCACAAAGCTGGCAAGCCTTACAGTACAAAAGTTGTTTCCGTGGACACTCTTGTTGGCCCCAAAGGTGGGCTAGGAGAGATTTGCCATATTATACTTGATCACGGAGGCCAATTTCATTTTGTGGAAGGCCAATATCTTGGAATAATTTTACATCCG gatgatgatgatgattcatTGCATACCCCGTTTCGCGTTATAATTCACTCTTTCTCCATTGCATCAGGCAGAGATGGAGATTCTTCTGATGGCAAGAAACTGAGTTTGAGTGTTCGTCGTGCAGAACTGTCACCGCACGATGCCAGTAACTTCCTCTGTAACG GACCTTTTGGGAAAACAATGGTATTCTCAGAGAATCTGGAAGCAATACATATCATGGTTACAATGGCAACTAGTATTGCTCCTTTCCGTAGTAATATCCAGTGA